TCTATTCCAAGACAACTCTTTAACAATTCTTTTTTAAGATAATCTAATATATTGTCATTATTACAACATTATCGTCACAAGAATATTGTTTTAATAAGACATTGGCTGATATCGAAAATCACGGCGCAACATACGTTTAGATAGTTGTACGACGTATAGGTATATTTAGGACTTTGTTACACTTTTTTGGAATTACATGTCCTGTCGGTCTCCCATTCTTACAGTTTCGTTTATGCCTTGTTTCAATAGTTTTGTCACACCCTGTTCTTATAGTTCTGTCAGGGTGCCATTTTAGTAGTTCTGTCTACATCCTAAATTAATATATCCATATAATAACATAGGACTAACtagaattatttatattttgtaattaatatactaaaaaaataaatataaaaaattattttaagtcACGTATATATAACaactttagagagtaaaatgaacctttaaaataaaataaagtttagaaTTAACCAAGACAAAAccaagtataaaataaaatgtatacattgaaataaaatataagctacgaaaatgaaaatgaaaatttactCCATTTTTCGAGACAAAGGGTGCAAAAATGGAAAACTAGCACATGTtacaaaaatgagaaaaattatCCAAAATCACTAACATTTCTTGTAAAAGTAAGAAACAAAACTCTCTCCTTCTGGCCTTCATGTTTAtatgcatttttgtgaatttctaaCGTAAAAATTATTTGCGttattcttgttatttttattcaagcagtaaataaataatcttttattaaaagaaacacatcattttttattattctgcAACAACTTTAAATGTGGAACTTATTACATTCATTTCCAAAACAACTCTTTTACAATTCTTTTTTAAGAtagtaaaatatattattgtcaTTATTATAACATTATCATCAAAAGAAAATTGTTTTAATAAGACATTGACCGCTATCGTAAATCACGGCACAACATACGTTTCGATAGTTGTATGAGGTATAGGTATATTTATGAGTTTGTTACacctttttaaataattgaaattaaatgtCCATGCTTATCTCCTATTTTGGTATTTCTATATGCCTCCCATTCTGATAGTTATGCATGTACCTCATTCTGATAGTTTTGTTTGTGCCCAGTTTCATCTGAGCCTTGTTTCGATAGTTCTATTTGTGCCCCATTATTGCAGTTTCGTTTACGCCTTGTTTCTATAGTTTCGTCTACATCCTATTCTTATAGTTCTGTCTGGACGCTATTTAGGCAGTTCTGTCTGAATCCTAAATTAATATATCTATATAATAACATAGCACTACCtagaattatttatatttagtaatttaatatagcaaaaaaataaatataaaaaactattttaagtCACGGATATATAACTAATTTTGAGAGTAGGATAaacttttctaaaaaaaaataagtctAGGAAAAActaagataaaacaaaatataaaataaaatgcatgcattgaaaaaaatataagttgtgaaaatgaaaaagaaaattcactCCATTTTCCTAGAAAAAGGTGCAAAAATGGAAAACTAGCAAAGTTGCAACAATGAGAAAAATTATCCAATGTCACTAGCACTTCTTGTAAAAGTAAGAAACAAAACTCTGTCGTTCTTCtttatatgcattttttgtgaaattataACGTAAAAATTATTTGcgaaatagttatttttattcaagCGGTAAATAAAgaatcttttatttaaaaaaaacacatcattttttttattctccaACAATTTTAAATGTGGAGCTTCTTACATTCTATTCCAAGACAACTCTTTTACAGTTCCTTTTTAAGATAATCTAATATATTGTCATTAATATAACATTATCatcagaaaaaaaattgttttaataaGACATTGACTGATATCGTAAATCACGGCACAACATACATTTAGATAGTTGTATGATGTACAGGTATATTTTTGAGTTTGTTacacttttttaaataattggaATTACATGTCCCTGCTTATCTCCCATTTCGGTAGTTTTCCCTGTCTCCCATTCTTATAGTTTCTTTTATGCCTTGTTTCCATAGTTTTGTGACTTTTGTCTACATCCTGTTCTGATAGTTCTGTTTGGGCGCCATTTTGGTAGTTCCGTCTGCATCCTAAATTAATATATCCATATAATAACATAGGACTAACtagtattatttatattttgtaatttaatatactaaaaaattaaatataaaaaataattttaagtcaTGTATATATAACaactttagagagtaaaataaacttttactctaaaataaaataaattctagaaTGAACTAAGATATAAccaagtataaaataaaatgcatacattgaaataaaatataagctgcgaaaatgaaaaagaaaattcactCCATTTTCCGAGACAAAGGGTCTAAAAATGGAAAACTAGCAGAGGTtacaaaaatgagaaaaattatctaaaatcaCCGGCACTTCTtgtaaaaataagaaacaaaactCTTTGCTTCATTTTTAtatgcatttttgtgaatttatAACGTAAAAATTATTTGCGttattcttgttatttttattcaagcaataaataaagaatcttttattaaataaaaaaaacacatcatttttattattcttcaaCATCTTTAAATGTGGAACTTATTACATTCATTCCCAAGATAACTCTTTTACAATTCTTTTTTAAGATAATCAAATATATTGTCATTATTACAACATtatcattaaaagaaaattgttttAATAAAACATTAACTGCTATCATAAATCACGGCGCAACATAGGTTTATAGAGTCGTATGACGTACATGTATATTTATGAGTTTGTTACACCTTTTTAAATAATTGGAATTATATGTCCATGTTTATCTCCCAATTCGGTAGTTTGGCATGTCTCCCGTTCTGATAGTTATGCATGTGCCTCATTATGATAGTTTTGTTTGTGTCTAGTTTCATCTGAGCCTCGTTTCTATAGTTCCATTTGTGCCCCATTCTTGTAGTTTCGTTTACGCCTTGTTTCTATAGTTTCGTCTACATCCTATTCTGAATTTTTGATAGTTCTGTTTGGGTGCCATTTTGGCAATTCTGTCTGTATCCTAAATTAATATATCTGTATAATAACATAAGACTAACTagacttatttatattttgtaatttaatatagtaaaaaaataaatataaaaaactattttaagcCACAGATATATAACTAATTTAGAGAGTAAAATAAACTTgtactctaaaataaaaaaattctaggaaaaactaatataaatcaaagtataaaataaaatgtatgcattgaaataaaatataggctgcaaaaatgaaaaagaaaattaaatccaTTTTCCTAGACAAAGGGTGCAAAAATGAAAAACTAGCAGATGTCACTGGCACTTCTtgtaaaaataagaaacaaaaccCTCTCCTTCATTTgtatatgcattttttgtgaaattataACGTAAAAATTATTTGCgtaattcttgttatttttattcaagCGGTAAGTAAagaatcttttattttaaaaaatacatcatTTTATTATTCTCCAGCAATTTTCAATGTGGAACTTATTACATTCTATTCTAAGACAActcttttacaatttttttaaagataatctAATATATTGTCATTATTATAACATTATCATCAGAAGAAAATTGTTTTAATATATAAGGCATTGACTTCTATCGTAAATCATGGCGCATTATACGTTTAGATAGTTTTATGATGTATAGATATATTTATGAGTTTGTTACACTTTTTTAAAGAGTTGGAATTACATGTCCATGCTAATCTACCATTTCGGTAGTTATGTATGTCTTCCATTCCAATAGTTATGCATGTGTCTCATTCTGATAGTTTTGTGTGTGCCGAGTTTCATCTAAGCCTTGTTTCAATAGTTCCATCCGTACCCCATTCTTACAGTTTTGTTTACGCCTTGTTTCCATGGTTTCGTCTACATCCTGTTCTAATAGTTTTGTCTGGGCGCCATTTTGGCAGTTCCGTCATCCTAAATTAATATATCCATATAATAACATAGGACTAACtagaattatttatattttgtaatttaagatcctaaaaaaataaatataaaaaactattttaatcacgGATATATAACaactttagagagtaaaatgAACTTttactctaaaataaaataaagtatagaataaacaaagataaaacaaagtataaaataaaatgcatgcattgaaataaaatatagactgtgaaaatgaaaaaaaaaattcagcccCATTTTCCTAGACAAAGGGTGCGAAAACGGAGAACTAGTAGAGGttgcaaaaatgaaaaaaattattcaatgtcACTGGCACTTCTtgtaaaaataagaaacaaaaatctctccttcatttttatatgcattttttgtaaaattataacgtaaaaaaattatttgcgtattcttgttatttttattcaagCAGTAAGTAAagaatcttttattttaaaaaacacatCGTTTTATTATTCTCCAACAATTTTAAATGTGAAACTTATTACATTCTATTCAAGACAACtcttttagaattattttttaaaataatctaaTGTATTGTCACTATTACAACATTATCATCAGAAGAAAATTGTTTTAATAAGACATTGACTTCTATCGTAAATCATGGCGCATTATATGTTTAGATTGTTGTATGACGTATAGGTATATTTATGAGTTTGTTACACTTTTTTAAATAGTTGGAAATTTGGAATTACATGTCCATGCTTATCTATGTAGGCACgtatctttgaatttttttggttttaagaatgtttctctttttttttagaaaaaataatctGTTTAAAATATAGCCAAATATAACGGCAATTACagataaaaaatgttatatttaactctatgtaaaataaatattttctatGTTGAATTATGTACTGAGAGTGGATACAAATTTTGATTATAAAGAATTTTAACTAGTGTCTTCAGTTTCAATATCTATAAATGTGCTGCGAAATTggaaaaaatcttttctttttctttttgtcaaaAATCTTGGAGAAGGTTTTATTAAGTATATTGAtattgattaatatttttattcatgatTGGATATTAGTCAgttattatttagttttttctGATTTGCTCATTACTTATACATAGGTGGTACTTTGTATCATATTTGTAgagtatttgattattaaatttattatcttgAATTATTATCATGAATTCTACCATAGTATCAGAGCGTTGTTACATTCTTGAACTCTCTAAATTTTTCAATGTTCAAACTCTTTTATGATATTATTCTTTACatgttttctaagtttttctttGGCATATCAAGTTCCTGTAATTCGgtttgaaataaataaagtcCGTGAAATAAAATTCAGTCCATTTTCACAAAAACTGatgcacaaataaaaaaattagaaaagctGCCGATAtgtgaaaattatttaatgCTACTTGCCCTATttgtaaaaatgaaaaaagaaaaacttcgCCTTCTAATTTTGTATGGAATTTTCATAAAACTAGGATGTAATGATTATTTAtgtaattctttttatttttttattaaagaagtAAATAAAGaactttttgtttaaaataaaaagtatcaTTTTCATTATTCTCCAACAAATTTAAATATGGAACTTATTACCAAGACAATTCTTTTTCATTGAATGTAATAATGTAATTATTTGTCATTACTACAAACATTATTTTCAAAAGAAAGTTATTTTAAGACACTAACTTCTAACTCGTAAATTACGACACAGTATGCCCTTAGATAATTGTTTGACTTATCCGTATATTTATCAATTTGTTACACTTTATAAGTTAAATAATTGGAATTATGTGTCCATCACTCCATACTTATCCATGTGGATACTTGTCTTTgaagtttttgttttttaagagcgtttctcttttttaaaataaaagttatatccataaaaatagtcaaataaaacaaaatttacaaataaaagaaaaaataatatattcaatgcaaaagaaaataaacattttCTATGTTTAACCACGTATTGAAAAGGTGTACAAATATAGAGAATTTTAACAAGTTTCTATATTTACAGATGTGCTACAATATTGTGAAAATTCTTTACCTTTTTTCAAATTGTTAGAGAATATTAGGatatttgaatattaattaaattgctCTTAATTGGTACTCTTGTTAATGATGCTAGATGATGCATGATTGGGAGAGGAAGCGGAGGAAATTTATGTTATTGCATACAAAATGAATGAATCATTACCCATATAAATAGGATATTATGCATTTATGATTTAattctttgtttatttcttCATCACCTATAAATAGGTGGGACCTTGTATAATGTTGGTACAGCATTTAAATTGCAAGCTTATTATTTTTGAGTTATAAACATGAATTCTGATATAGTATCAGAGCCTTAGTATCCTCCTTAATTTGCTTCCTGTCCCAACACTTTCATCGGCACCGTATCTCGACAATTTCGTCTGTGCTCCATTCCGATAATTTCATGTGTGTCCATTTTCATCTGAGCCTTATTTCGATAGTTTCATCTGTGTCCCATTCTAACTGTTTTGTTTACGCCTTATTTCTATAGTTTCGTATGCATTCCATTCTGTCAGTTCAGTCTATGTGCCATTTTGACAGTTTTGTCTGCATCCTAATTTAATATCTCCATATAATAACATAGGACTaactataattatttatattttataaatgaaCTGTTACTCTCAAATGATaaagttcaaataaaataaaataaaatctaaaataaaataagataaaacaaagtataaaataaaatgcatgcattgaaataaaatataggttgtgaaaatgaaaaagaaaattcactCCATTTTCCTAGACAAAGGGTGCGAAAATGGAAAACTAGCAGGTGTTgcaaaaatgagaaaaaagtaTCTAATGTCACTCgcaattttgtaaaaataagaaacaaaactCTCTCCTTCATttttatatgcattttttgtgaaattataacataaaaattgtttgcataattcttgttatttttattcaagCGGTAAATAAAgaatcttttattaaaaaaaaaacacattatttttattattctccaACAATTTTAAATGTGGAACTTATTATATTCTATTCCAAGACAACtcttttacatttattttttaagataatcTAATATATTATCATCATTACAACATTGTCATAAGAAGAAAATCATTTTAATAAGACATTGACTTCTATCATAAATTACGGGGCAACATACGTTTAGATAGTAGTGTGACCTAGGTATATTTATGAGTTTGTtacactttttaaataattggaATTACATGTCCATGCTTATCTCTGTAGACATgtatctttgaatttttttttgtttttaagtgTGTTTATCTTTTTCTGtagaaaaaaatatgtttaaaatataGCGAAATAAAATGGCATTTATAGATAATGGTTGGAGAATATtatactaattaaattgatcttGATTAATATTCTTGTTCATGATAGGGTATTAGtcatttattatttagttattttcttatttgttCATTACCTAGCTATACATAGATGATACTTTGTATCATATTTATGTAGTATTTGattatcaaatttattataGTTGAATTATTATCATGAATTCTATTATGGTATGAGAACCTTGTTAACATTCTTGAactctctgatttttttttcattgctcaAATTCATTTATGATATTATTCTTTACATGTTTTTCAAGCTTTTCGTTGGCACCTCAAATTTCTACAATTCCgtttgaaataaataaagattaTGAAATAAGACGCATacattgaaataaataaagtttGTGAAAATGAGAAATAAAATTCACGCCATTTTTACAAACAAgggatataaataaaattaaaaaaacaaaaatgaaaaaaatcatcCAATGTCGCTGGCACTATttgtaaaaatgaaaaaacaaaacttCATCTTTTGATTTCATAtgcaattttataaaattagaacgTAATgattatttatgtaattcatgttagtttttattaaagtGGTAAATAAAGAACTTTTGTCTAAAACAAAAagcatcatttttattattctccaacaaatttaaatgtaaaatttattacatTCTATTCCAATATAAGTCGTTTTCATTAAATGTAATAATGTTACTTTTTGTCATCACTACAAACATTATTTTCAAAAGGAATTTGTTTTAAGACATTGACTTCTAACTCGTAAATTACCACACAGTATGCGCTTAAATAATTGTTTGACTTATCTGTacgtttataaatttattaggcattaatatttattatataattgtttttCGATTGTTCATCACCTATACATAGGTGGTATCTTATCTCATATTTGAAGAGCATATGATTATCAAGTTTATTACTCTTGAGTATCATAAATTCTAACACGAATAAATTTGAACATTTTtttgatatataaatattttcatgcaagaaaaatattatttctcaCTATATCTTTCTCTCGGATCTGAAGAGATATGTACAACCATATCAAAATTATCTatagatgaaaataaaaattctacAAAAGGGGAGTTAAGTCCCAATTTAGTCTCTGAGATTGGTAAGTTGCACTGATTTAGTCCctaactttttaattattataatttagttCTCCAGATTCAAAAAGTGCACCAATTTAGTCCATTATATATTTTCCGTCGTTAGAACTTAACGCTGTTAGTGACGTGGCTCAAGCCTTTCCACGTTGGACATATTAAAACAATGTTGTACACATTTTGGCCTTAAAAAATGCACTAAACAGCATTGTTTGAGGGTTTGAACAATTAGTATTGTTCAAAAGAGTGGGGTGTAACGTTTTAATATTATTCAAACCCTAAAACGAAGTCGTTTAGTGCCATCTTTAGCGCCAAAACGCGTACGATGTCGTTTTAATATGTTTAACATGGTAAGGTTTGAGCCACATCACTAACGGCATTGAATTTCGACGATGAAAAATACACAAGGAATTACATTGGTGCACTTTTTTGAATTTAGTGAACCAAATTATAGCAATTGAAAAGTTAGGGATTAAATCAATGCAACTTACTAATCTCAAGAACTAAAGTAGGACTTAACTcacaaaaaagagaaatatactataaaaaaatttttaaatttaaaacctATAGGACATAAAACTAAGACCAGAACGGTAAACAAAtgaactataaaaaaattattaaatttaaaacctATAGGACATAAAACTAAGACTAGAACGGTAAACAAATGAATCaaaggaagaggagaaagaagagaaaatgaaaaaaaagaaaaaaaagaaaggaataacaaaaaaaacaaaaaagaaaaaagagaggacaagaaaaaaaagtgagataaaaaagatagaaacaataaaagaaagaaagagtaaGAGGGAAAAAAATGAAACTACGGAAGGCTGCCGGCGCCTTGTAAGTTGAGATGGCGGCGACAACCTTCTAAGATTTTTACTATCTTGCTCGTAAAGAGAGTGCGagcgaaaaagaaattaatcttGTTTACCTgctatattaatattataatagaaTGTTCCTCTTTATCATAAAAAGACTACTATGTTACATACATATCAAAGTCAGTTTTTCAAATTAGttgttagtataaaatatatattagaatataaatatacattaaaaaataaattaaattacatatttatatataaatacattgatAGCTgattttaacaaataattttgttataagaataatattttcgtaaaaaaaattattaatttcttgtatAACATAATCAAAGTTTGttttcctaaaaaaaattaaattcatcttAATTTTAGTTGCCTGTATAGATTTTGGTTCAAGTAGAAAACTGTTTTTTATATGACCGACAATAATGAATTTTGAACTTATAATctcataaatattatatattatctaaatCTCTCTCCANNNNNNNNATGATTGAGAAATTCGGTCTGTTGATTCAAATACTATTCTTTGTATATAACATTTagaatttacatatttattacttctaaaattcacatttttatttttaatattaggttaataatggtgtttttttaaattgtgatctaccgtagtaatttttttaaaatgtgggATGATTTAATTTACGGAGTACAAATCGGACGGTTCGATTTGtgtttaagaaataaaaaagatttggagTACACAGATCGGACCATCTTGTGTActccataattttttattttttaaacacaaatcaaaattttaaaattttttaaacactgTACCtcctataattttaaaaaacatacaaaattaCCATATTAAGGTATATAACACTCATCCTAATTTTATTTCCAAATTTTGTAGCCtctaaaattattcatttattttatcaataattaaaaaatataaaaaataaatatatttaaaaaaaagctaaaaaaataaattatgaatctcaaatattatttatattgaatttagattatttgaattttaaatttttatttgataaaatataatttctcttatatttttttatctcacttatgaaataaatgataaaaaattatattttattttttaaaataaaatttaaaatttaaaagatctaaatttattcatatataatataGGAGGGAGGGGAGAGAGAGTGATTTAATTTTGAagtcaaaagaagaaaagaaaaatccaaagaGATCATTAAATAGGAGAGGAAAAAATTGGAAGGAAGATCCatgaattaaatttgaaaatgaggagaaattaaaaataaaatttaatgagtTCAACGCTGAGTAAGGGTGAGCTAGCAGCAGTGAGGCAGTGACGCTATAAAAGGCGCGTAGAAAAATTCTCGTGAACAGAGTGAGTGAgagcgaaaaagaaaaagaaaaaaaaaatagaggagAGGGCCCTACACCCCTTGCGATTACGAAAACATTTCTTaccaaaccaaaaacaaaacacactcttttttctctcttttgttaGTTTGAGTTTAACCTTAAGCTATGGATTCTCCAAGAAGGTACTACACCCACCACCACCATGGCAGCCCTAACAGCAGCACAAGCAGCAACAACAGCAATGCCCTCCTCCAACTGCCGCCAACGCCACCCCCTCTGCCGCCATTTCAGAGGAACCTCGGGAGATCCGAACCGGCAAGTTCTTTCCCGACAACATTCATTCAGGCTGACCGTAATTCCTTCAAGCACGTTGTTCAGATGCTAACCGGCCGCAAGGACGCCACCCCCAGCGGAAGCAAGAGCTGCCACCAGCACCATATCCCTCCGATGAAGACATTTCCCAACAAGAAGCAGCAGCAATCGGGTTTCAAGCTCTACGAAAGGAGGAACAATCTCAAGCTGAATCCTCTGCTCCCCCCAGCTGGTCGAGCTTCATCCAATAACAACATTAACGTTATTAACGTTGTTTCTCCTCGgaatcatcatcaccatcatcaccaccaccatcatcatcatgaattGCTGTCACCGAGCATCCTCGATTTCCCTGCTCTGGTTCTTAGCCCTGTCACTCCACTCAATCCGGACCCGTTTGGTCGTTCCTCTTCCCCCGCCGCCGCCACTCCTGTTTTGGATAGGGAGGCTGAAGAGAGGGCCATAAACGAGAA
The genomic region above belongs to Arachis duranensis cultivar V14167 chromosome 3, aradu.V14167.gnm2.J7QH, whole genome shotgun sequence and contains:
- the LOC107480789 gene encoding VQ motif-containing protein 4-like, with the protein product MDSPRRYYTHHHHGSPNSSTSSNNSNALLQLPPTPPPLPPFQRNLGRSEPASSFPTTFIQADRNSFKHVVQMLTGRKDATPSGSKSCHQHHIPPMKTFPNKKQQQSGFKLYERRNNLKLNPLLPPAGRASSNNNINVINVVSPRNHHHHHHHHHHHHELLSPSILDFPALVLSPVTPLNPDPFGRSSSPAAATPVLDREAEERAINEKGFYLHPSPAITPREAQPRLLPLFPTAASPSSP